From Salvia splendens isolate huo1 chromosome 3, SspV2, whole genome shotgun sequence, a single genomic window includes:
- the LOC121793394 gene encoding nucleosome assembly protein 1;3-like, which yields MGSNNKDSFNVADLGSALSAEDRAGLVNALKDKLQDLAGKHSDVLENLSPDVRKRVDTLRDLQAQHDELESKFFEERAVLEAKYQKLYQPLYTKRFEIVNGDVEVEGGATEKTDEEEKGVPDFWLTAMKNNEVLAEEISERDEGALKFLKDIKWFRIENPKGFKLEFYFDTANPYFKNAVLTKTYHMIDEDEPILEKAIGTEIEWLPGKCLTQKILKKKPKKGSKNTKPITKTEQCESFFNFFSPPQVPDDDDDIDEEAAEELQNLMEHDYDIGSTIRDKIIPHAVSWFTGEAAQDEYGDIDDDEDDIDDDEDEDEDEDDEEDEDDDDEDDEEETKTRKKKTGRAPAGEGPQGERPPECKQQ from the exons ATGGGCAGCAACAACAAGGACAGCTTTAACGTCGCCGATCTCGGCTCCG CATTGAGCGCGGAGGATAGAGCTGGCCTTGTTAATGCCTTAAAG GATAAGCTTCAGGATCTCGCTGGCAAGCACTCCGATGTGCTCGAGAATCTTTCACCGGATGTGAGGAAACGCGTCGACACACTTAGGGATCTTCAG GCACAACATGATGAATTGGAGTCAAAATTTTTCGAGGAGAGAGCAGTACTTGAAGCAAAATACCAGAAGCTGTATCAGCCTCTTTATACAAAG AGATTTGAAATTGTGAATGGTGACGTAGAAGTTGAAGGGGGTGCAACTGAGAAGACAGACGAAGAGG AGAAGGGTGTTCCTGATTTTTGGCTTACTGCAATGAAAAATAATGAAGTTCTTGCTGAAGAG ATTTCTGAGCGTGATGAGGGAGCTCTTAAATTCCTCAAAGATATTAAATGGTTTAGAATAGAGAATCCGAAGGGCTTCAAGCTAGAGTTCTATTTTGACACTGCCAATCCATACTTTAAGAATGCTGTATTGACAAAAACTTACCATATGATTGACGAAGATGAACCTATCTTGGAGAAAGCAATTGG GACGGAGATTGAGTGGCTTCCAGGAAAATGTCTGACCCAAAAGATTCTTAAGAAGAAACCAAAGAAAGGATCCAAAAATACCAAACCGATCACAAAAACTGAACAGTGTGAAAGTTTTTTTAACTTCTTCAGTCCTCCACAGGTTCCCGATGACGATGATGATATTGATGAAGAAGCT gCTGAAGAGCTCCAAAATCTGATGGAACATGATTATGACATTGG GTCTACTATCCGTGATAAAATTATTCCTCATGCGGTATCATGGTTCACGGGAGAGGCTGCACAGGATGAGTATGGAGATATTGATGACGATGAAGATGATATTGATgacgatgaagatgaagatgaggacgaggatgatgaagaagacgaggacgatgatgatgaggaCGATGAAGAAGAAACCAAGACCAGGAAAAAG AAAACTGGAAGGGCACCGGCTGGTGAGGGTCCGCAAGGTGAGAGGCCTCCGGAGTGCAAGCAACAGTAG
- the LOC121796271 gene encoding uncharacterized protein LOC121796271 isoform X1, producing the protein MEDSPPLHRLVLNTPETACSFPPRRRRPLPSRTCGALLQIISLHRPQLRVKEPVCEEDGSITHGQVISTEMLVPLPNSKGSEDKVAQETSDGEGKENNGVRDFDGKHETGSKLHQPELVRDSEKQLTPPNEISVEDYMIVEEKADDCAARNAKELENVNSILDIEMDDIGTLKNVELGKDSCFDQFSDVFDSCFGSDVAVESSESRLLSQEKGSVSEVNLVKNMDYELQMKEMELEKLIFSSGNTEGSLCQNAGRIEEGEISGDAGNADASFDASLRGVTLENSPATKGYFDRDKLLCEDTDRGCQQHGMSNPQIANVANIASNPKDEKNRLPARQLRDYHDLDVLRPSHMKTPKRRDTPCGFDNKTPPGRILPENAAENQTSITTEMDENAGKNKRKRIVTEERKAKKKKKERIKRAEKNRELGVERLKLPMIMKPKQKGYCRHYLRGRCNEGKDCKFSHDTVPLTKFQPCGHFARHTCMKGDDCPYDHQLSKYPCTNYTNGFCNRGSECMFSHKIPAKSSSETPSASNHGLISQPQTLPGKEGSHPVLKAGKSELKSPSTPNNQNSTRPMDSFNASDQKVNSRLGSATNSAQRAQLALKPVPRTGRPTPRGVSLLNAAVPLDDNGKEKRDGSSVKTIDGSVAVSCKGALEVAGPKSELNPSKPRGINFLSFSQPPSDESSSKFLSSLLPTSNDGTEKPVMYDIGKGNFTCLSDEGAGTLNVRRLNQRDTNLVSDVKANETPPTVPRIANFLSFNRARLDASTSKEKGILDSSKSDTAMASVKKRQSTSELQDITGTPSPFSRGQGANYLKAFQSTLAIAAQLEPDVKAGLPHHQRII; encoded by the exons ATGGAGGACTCGCCGCCGCTGCACAGATTAGTCCTAAATACACCGGAAACCGCCTGTTCTTTCCCTCCGCGACGTCGCCGGCCTCTCCCCAGCCGTACTTGTGGCGCGCTCCTCCAAATTATCTCCCTCCACCGCCCCCAGCTTCGAGTTAAAG AGCCAGTGTGTGAAGAAGATGGATCTATCACTCATGGTCAGGTTATTTCGACGGAGATGTTGGTTCCACTTCCTAATAGCAAGGGATCAGAGGATAAGGTAGCTCAAGAAACATCTGATGGGGAGGGTAAGGAAAATAATGGTGTTcgggattttgatggtaaacaTGAAACAGGATCAAAATTGCATCAGCCAGAGTTGGTACGAGACAGTGAGAAGCAATTAACCCCCCCAAATGAAATTAGCGTCGAGGACTACATGATTGTTGAAGAAAAGGCGGATGATTGTGCTGCTCGGAATGCTAAAGAGTTAGAAAATGTGAATAGCATCCTTGACATTGAGATGGATGATATTGGTACTTTAAAAAATGTTGAACTGGGGAAGGATTCTTGTTTTGATCAGTTCAGTGATGTTTTTGACTCTTGTTTTGGCTCAGACGTGGCTGTTGAGTCATCAGAATCCAGACTGCTCAGCCAAGAGAAAGGCTCTGTTTCGGAGGTGAATTTAGTGAAAAATATGGATTATGAATTGCAGATGAAGGAGATGGAGCTAGAGAAACTCATTTTTAGTTCTGGCAATACAGAGGGATCCTTATGTCAAAATGCTGGAAGGATTGAAGAAGGAGAGATCTCTGGGGATGCTGGGAATGCTGATGCGTCGTTTGATGCATCACTCAGAGGGGTAACGTTAGAAAATTCACCTGCTACCAAGGGTTATTTTGATAGAGATAAACTCCTCTGTGAGGACACAGATAGAGGATGCCAGCAACACGGAATGTCCAATCCACAAATAGCCAACGTAGCAAATATTGCTAGTAATCCCAAGGATGAGAAGAACAGATTACCTGCTAGACAATTGCGAGATTATCATGATTTGGATGTTCTTCGTCCGAGTCATATGAAGACCCCCAAACGTCGTGATACACCCTGTGGTTTTGATAACAAAACTCCACCTGGAAGAATCCTTCCAGAGAATGCTGCTGAAAATCAAACTTCTATTACCACCGAAATG GATGAGAATGCTGGCAAAAATAAAAGGAAGAGAATTGTGACCGAGGAAAGAAAAGCTAAGAAAAAg AAGAAGGAAAGAATTAAAAGGGCAGAAAAGAACAGAGAACTTGGGGTTGAGAGGTTAAAGCTGCCAATGATAATGAAGCCAAAGCAGAAAGGGTATTGTCGCCACTATCTACGTGGGAGATGCAATGAG GGCAAAGATTGCAAGTTTTCACATGATACAGTTCCCTTGACAAAGTTTCAG CCATGTGGCCATTTTGCCCGTCACACTTGCATGAAAGGAGATGATTGTCCATATGACCATCAGCTATCTAAATATCCATGCACCAATTATACAAATGGTTTCTGCAATAGAGGTTCTGAATGTATGTTTTCACATAAG ATTCCAGCCAAGAGTTCTTCTGAGACCCCAAGTGCCTCCAACCATGGTTTGATTTCTCAGCCCCAAACATTGCCTGGAAAAGAAGGATCTCATCCAGTGTTGAAGGCCGGTAAATCTGAACTGAAGTCCCCATCAACACCGAACAACCAAAATTCTACCAGACCCATGGATAGTTTCAATGCATCTGATCAGAAAGTTAACAGTAGATTAGGCTCCGCCACAAACTCTGCTCAGAGAGCACAGCTAGCTTTGAAGCCTGTTCCAAGGACAGGTAGGCCAACACCCAGAGGAGTTAGCTTATTGAATGCGGCAGTGCCACTTGATGACAATGGTAAGGAAAAACGGGACGGGTCCTCGGTAAAAACAATTGATGGCAGTGTTGCTGTCAGCTGTAAAGGGGCCCTTGAAGTGGCAGGTCCCAAAAGTGAGTTGAATCCAAGCAAACCGCGGGGAATAAATTTTCTCTCCTTTTCCCAACCTCCTTCGGATGAATCAAGCAGTAAGTTTTTGTCTAGCTTGCTTCCCACTTCTAATGATGGGACAGAGAAGCCAGTCATGTATGATATAGGCAAAGGCAATTTTACTTGCTTGTCAGACGAAGGTGCCGGAACCTTGAATGTTAGGAGACTGAACCAACGTGATACCAACCTAGTATCAGACGTAAAGGCTAATGAAACTCCTCCGACTGTACCCCGGATTGCAAATTTCTTGTCGTTTAACAGAGCTCGTTTGGATGCATCCACTTCAAAGGAAAAAGGAATTCTTGATTCTAGTAAAAGCGACACTGCTATGGCGTCTGTTAAAAAGAGACAGAGCACAAGTGAGCTTCAGGATATCACCGGAACACCTTCCCCCTTCTCGCGTGGGCAAGGTGCAAATTACTTGAAGGCTTTCCAGTCAACATTAGCAATTGCTGCACAGCTTGAACCTGATGTTAAAGCTGGATTACCTCATCATCAACGGATAATTTAG
- the LOC121796272 gene encoding nucleosome assembly protein 1;2-like → MGSSNKDTLNVADLGSALNAENKADLVNALKNKLQDLAGQHSDMLENLSPDVRKRVDSLRDIQTQHDELESKFFEERAVLEAKYQKLYQPLYTKRFEIVNGDIEVEGGATEKSDQEEKGVPDFWLTAMKNNEVLAEEISERDEGALKFLKDIKWLRIENPKGFKLEFYFDTANPYFKNAVLTKTYHMIDEDEPILEKAIGTEIEWLPGKCLTQKILKKKPKKGSKNTKPITKTEQCESFFNFFSPPQVPDDDDDIDEEAAEELQSLMEQDYDIGSTIRDKIIPHAVSWFTGEAAQDEYGDMDDDEDDIEEDDEEDEDEDDEEDEDDDEDAEEETKTRKKKSGRAPAAEGQQGERPPECKQQ, encoded by the exons ATGGGCAGCAGCAACAAGGACACCCTCAACGTCGCCGATCTCGGTTCCG CATTGAACGCGGAGAATAAGGCTGACCTTGTTAACGCTCTAAAG AACAAGCTCCAGGATCTAGCTGGTCAGCACTCCGACATGCTTGAGAATCTTTCCCCTGATGTGAGGAAACGTGTCGACTCACTCAGGGACATCCAG ACTCAACATGATGAATTGGAGTCAAAATTTTTCGAAGAGAGAGCAGTGCTTGAAGCAAAATACCAGAAATTGTATCAGCCTCTTTATACAAAG AGGTTTGAAATTGTTAATGGCGACATTGAAGTTGAAGGTGGTGCAACTGAGAAGTCAGACCAAGAGG AGAAGGGTGTTCCTGATTTTTGGCTCACTGCAATGAAAAATAATGAAGTGCTTGCCGAAGAG ATTTCAGAGCGTGATGAGGGAGCTCTTAAATTCCTCAAAGATATTAAATGGCTTAGAATAGAGAATCCGAAGGGCTTCAAGCTAGAGTTCTATTTTGACACTGCCAATCCATACTTCAAGAATGCGGTTCTGACAAAAACTTACCATATGATTGATGAAGATGAACCTATCTTGGAGAAAGCAATTGG GACGGAGATTGAGTGGCTTCCAGGAAAATGTCTGACCCAAAAAATTCTTAAGAAGAAACCAAAGAAAGGGTCCAAAAATACCAAGCCGATCACTAAAACTGAACAGTGTGAAAGCTTCTTCAACTTCTTCAGTCCTCCACAGGTTCCCGATGACGATGATGATATTGATGAAGAAGCT GCTGAAGAGCTCCAAAGTTTGATGGAGCAGGATTATGACATTGG GTCTACTATCCGCGATAAAATTATTCCTCATGCGGTGTCATGGTTCACGGGAGAGGCTGCACAAGATGAGTATGGTGATatggatgatgatgaagatgatattGAAGAAGATGACGAGGaagatgaggatgaggatgatgaagaagacgaggatgatgatgaggatGCTGAAGAAGAAACCAAGACCAGGAAAAAG AAGAGTGGAAGGGCACCGGCTGCTGAGGGTCAGCAAGGCGAGAGGCCTCCGGAGTGCAAGCAACAGTAG
- the LOC121794333 gene encoding putative transcription factor bHLH041, whose protein sequence is MDSIFLLEEGDRAALLEQMMQALGCVYICLRAYFSPPYNCLKGLDGIYHEGRNQQTTSHGSFVRRLFDVYREASTYVDAGLIPGIAFASNNPFMKLELHEFQSLISSDFQLQFYQEAGIKTIVLMGCATGEIELGMSDNHNQVDIEAAMKNILQTHFPNQPPSSSSSSLLSVSVDSPEYPPLLFNIPTTTAAPPLPFLPQETLIREPPTTTADAHDQTRQMLSQFRHAHFPSIECEDAAMTSAILAVLSSPSTSTSSHRPPRTPNISTAFRAYQPNLPARRRSAAPAPSRFKRAMMFFNNLNHRTRHDQSLPTATQLHHMISERKRREKLNESFQILRSFLPPGTKKDKASVLSSTVEYMSSLKSRVAELVERNRILEPRIDSVKKSESGGDEVWSGERVSVEISRSSSTSEARFLDLRVRVRGESSLLDLVSRVIEFLRGQSGVSLTSVESNTRLLDSVSVHAVIITLRIQGDEFDESGFREGVKRAVDDQPN, encoded by the exons ATGGACTCCATATTTCTACTCGAAGAGGGCGATCGTGCTGCCCTCCTCGAGCAAATGATGCAAGCTCTTGGCTGTGTTTACATCTGCCTTAGGGCTTATTTTTCTCCACCTTACAA TTGTTTAAAAGGGTTGGATGGAATCTACCATGAAGGGAGAAACCAGCAAACCACATCTCATGGAAGCTTTGTCAGGCGCCTTTTCGATGTATATCGAGAAGCATCCACCTATGTTGATGCCGG GCTAATACCGGGGATTGCTTTTGCGAGCAATAATCCATTCATGAAGTTGGAATTGCATGAATTTCAAAGCCTAATTTCGAGTGATTTCCAGCTTCAATTTTACCAA GAGGCAGGAATTAAG ACGATTGTGCTCATGGGCTGCGCCACCGGAGAAATCGAGCTCGGAATGTCAGATAATCACAATCAG GTAGACATAGAAGCGGCGATGAAGAACATACTCCAAACACATTTCCCAAACCAACCACCttcgtcttcgtcttcttctcttctctcgGTCTCAGTCGACAGCCCAGAGTACCCGCCTCTACTCTTCAACAtccccaccaccaccgccgccccGCCCCTGCCTTTCCTTCCACAGGAAACCCTCATCAGAGAGCCACCAACCACCACCGCCGACGCCCACGACCAAACCAGACAGATGCTCAGCCAGTTCCGACACGCCCATTTCCCCTCAATCGAGTGCGAAGACGCCGCCATGACCAGCGCCATTCTAGCCGTTCTCTCTTCTCcttccacctccacctcctcccACCGCCCTCCCAGAACGCCAAACATCTCCACCGCATTCAGAGCCTACCAACCGAACTTGCCGGCGCGGCGGCGGAGCGCCGCGCCGGCGCCGAGCAGGTTCAAAAGAGCCATGATGTTCTTCAATAACCTAAACCACAGAACCCGGCATGATCAATCCCTCCCCACCGCCACGCAGCTGCACCACATGATCTCCGAGAGGAAGCGCCGCGAGAAGCTCAATGAGAGCTTCCAGATCCTCAGATCCTTCCTCCCTCCCGGAACCAAG AAGGACAAGGCGTCGGTGCTGAGCAGCACGGTCGAGTATATGAGCTCGTTGAAATCCCGGGTGGCGGAGCTGGTGGAGCGCAATCGGATTCTTGAACCGCGGATTGATTCGGTGAAGAAATCAGAGAGTGGAGGGGATGAGGTTTGGAGTGGAGAAAGGGTAAGTGTGGAGATCTCTCGGTCGTCTTCGACGTCGGAAGCAAGATTCTTGGatttgagagtgagagtgagaggaGAATCTAGCTTGCTAGATTTGGTATCTAGGGTGATCGAGTTCTTGAGAGGGCAAAGTGGTGTGAGTTTGACCTCGGTGGAATCGAATACGAGGTTGTTGGATTCTGTTTCAGTTCATGCTGTCATCATCACACTCAGAATTCAG GGAGATGAATTTGACGAGTCTGGTTTCCGAGAAGGTGTGAAAAGAGCCGTTGATGACCAACCGAATTGA
- the LOC121796271 gene encoding uncharacterized protein LOC121796271 isoform X2 yields MEDSPPLHRLVLNTPETACSFPPRRRRPLPSRTCGALLQIISLHRPQLRVKVCEEDGSITHGQVISTEMLVPLPNSKGSEDKVAQETSDGEGKENNGVRDFDGKHETGSKLHQPELVRDSEKQLTPPNEISVEDYMIVEEKADDCAARNAKELENVNSILDIEMDDIGTLKNVELGKDSCFDQFSDVFDSCFGSDVAVESSESRLLSQEKGSVSEVNLVKNMDYELQMKEMELEKLIFSSGNTEGSLCQNAGRIEEGEISGDAGNADASFDASLRGVTLENSPATKGYFDRDKLLCEDTDRGCQQHGMSNPQIANVANIASNPKDEKNRLPARQLRDYHDLDVLRPSHMKTPKRRDTPCGFDNKTPPGRILPENAAENQTSITTEMDENAGKNKRKRIVTEERKAKKKKKERIKRAEKNRELGVERLKLPMIMKPKQKGYCRHYLRGRCNEGKDCKFSHDTVPLTKFQPCGHFARHTCMKGDDCPYDHQLSKYPCTNYTNGFCNRGSECMFSHKIPAKSSSETPSASNHGLISQPQTLPGKEGSHPVLKAGKSELKSPSTPNNQNSTRPMDSFNASDQKVNSRLGSATNSAQRAQLALKPVPRTGRPTPRGVSLLNAAVPLDDNGKEKRDGSSVKTIDGSVAVSCKGALEVAGPKSELNPSKPRGINFLSFSQPPSDESSSKFLSSLLPTSNDGTEKPVMYDIGKGNFTCLSDEGAGTLNVRRLNQRDTNLVSDVKANETPPTVPRIANFLSFNRARLDASTSKEKGILDSSKSDTAMASVKKRQSTSELQDITGTPSPFSRGQGANYLKAFQSTLAIAAQLEPDVKAGLPHHQRII; encoded by the exons ATGGAGGACTCGCCGCCGCTGCACAGATTAGTCCTAAATACACCGGAAACCGCCTGTTCTTTCCCTCCGCGACGTCGCCGGCCTCTCCCCAGCCGTACTTGTGGCGCGCTCCTCCAAATTATCTCCCTCCACCGCCCCCAGCTTCGAGTTAAAG TGTGTGAAGAAGATGGATCTATCACTCATGGTCAGGTTATTTCGACGGAGATGTTGGTTCCACTTCCTAATAGCAAGGGATCAGAGGATAAGGTAGCTCAAGAAACATCTGATGGGGAGGGTAAGGAAAATAATGGTGTTcgggattttgatggtaaacaTGAAACAGGATCAAAATTGCATCAGCCAGAGTTGGTACGAGACAGTGAGAAGCAATTAACCCCCCCAAATGAAATTAGCGTCGAGGACTACATGATTGTTGAAGAAAAGGCGGATGATTGTGCTGCTCGGAATGCTAAAGAGTTAGAAAATGTGAATAGCATCCTTGACATTGAGATGGATGATATTGGTACTTTAAAAAATGTTGAACTGGGGAAGGATTCTTGTTTTGATCAGTTCAGTGATGTTTTTGACTCTTGTTTTGGCTCAGACGTGGCTGTTGAGTCATCAGAATCCAGACTGCTCAGCCAAGAGAAAGGCTCTGTTTCGGAGGTGAATTTAGTGAAAAATATGGATTATGAATTGCAGATGAAGGAGATGGAGCTAGAGAAACTCATTTTTAGTTCTGGCAATACAGAGGGATCCTTATGTCAAAATGCTGGAAGGATTGAAGAAGGAGAGATCTCTGGGGATGCTGGGAATGCTGATGCGTCGTTTGATGCATCACTCAGAGGGGTAACGTTAGAAAATTCACCTGCTACCAAGGGTTATTTTGATAGAGATAAACTCCTCTGTGAGGACACAGATAGAGGATGCCAGCAACACGGAATGTCCAATCCACAAATAGCCAACGTAGCAAATATTGCTAGTAATCCCAAGGATGAGAAGAACAGATTACCTGCTAGACAATTGCGAGATTATCATGATTTGGATGTTCTTCGTCCGAGTCATATGAAGACCCCCAAACGTCGTGATACACCCTGTGGTTTTGATAACAAAACTCCACCTGGAAGAATCCTTCCAGAGAATGCTGCTGAAAATCAAACTTCTATTACCACCGAAATG GATGAGAATGCTGGCAAAAATAAAAGGAAGAGAATTGTGACCGAGGAAAGAAAAGCTAAGAAAAAg AAGAAGGAAAGAATTAAAAGGGCAGAAAAGAACAGAGAACTTGGGGTTGAGAGGTTAAAGCTGCCAATGATAATGAAGCCAAAGCAGAAAGGGTATTGTCGCCACTATCTACGTGGGAGATGCAATGAG GGCAAAGATTGCAAGTTTTCACATGATACAGTTCCCTTGACAAAGTTTCAG CCATGTGGCCATTTTGCCCGTCACACTTGCATGAAAGGAGATGATTGTCCATATGACCATCAGCTATCTAAATATCCATGCACCAATTATACAAATGGTTTCTGCAATAGAGGTTCTGAATGTATGTTTTCACATAAG ATTCCAGCCAAGAGTTCTTCTGAGACCCCAAGTGCCTCCAACCATGGTTTGATTTCTCAGCCCCAAACATTGCCTGGAAAAGAAGGATCTCATCCAGTGTTGAAGGCCGGTAAATCTGAACTGAAGTCCCCATCAACACCGAACAACCAAAATTCTACCAGACCCATGGATAGTTTCAATGCATCTGATCAGAAAGTTAACAGTAGATTAGGCTCCGCCACAAACTCTGCTCAGAGAGCACAGCTAGCTTTGAAGCCTGTTCCAAGGACAGGTAGGCCAACACCCAGAGGAGTTAGCTTATTGAATGCGGCAGTGCCACTTGATGACAATGGTAAGGAAAAACGGGACGGGTCCTCGGTAAAAACAATTGATGGCAGTGTTGCTGTCAGCTGTAAAGGGGCCCTTGAAGTGGCAGGTCCCAAAAGTGAGTTGAATCCAAGCAAACCGCGGGGAATAAATTTTCTCTCCTTTTCCCAACCTCCTTCGGATGAATCAAGCAGTAAGTTTTTGTCTAGCTTGCTTCCCACTTCTAATGATGGGACAGAGAAGCCAGTCATGTATGATATAGGCAAAGGCAATTTTACTTGCTTGTCAGACGAAGGTGCCGGAACCTTGAATGTTAGGAGACTGAACCAACGTGATACCAACCTAGTATCAGACGTAAAGGCTAATGAAACTCCTCCGACTGTACCCCGGATTGCAAATTTCTTGTCGTTTAACAGAGCTCGTTTGGATGCATCCACTTCAAAGGAAAAAGGAATTCTTGATTCTAGTAAAAGCGACACTGCTATGGCGTCTGTTAAAAAGAGACAGAGCACAAGTGAGCTTCAGGATATCACCGGAACACCTTCCCCCTTCTCGCGTGGGCAAGGTGCAAATTACTTGAAGGCTTTCCAGTCAACATTAGCAATTGCTGCACAGCTTGAACCTGATGTTAAAGCTGGATTACCTCATCATCAACGGATAATTTAG